In Limnochordia bacterium, a single window of DNA contains:
- a CDS encoding lytic transglycosylase domain-containing protein, producing MKGGSRLWRWFVIFLILLLVIGQLRWLLQRIYPISYGDKIAFYAEKHGLDPFLVYAVMYIESRINPEAISPRGARGLMQIMPDTAQWIASEIGLTGFDEDMLSIPSINILMGTWYLASLYREFGSSDVVVLAAYNAGRGNVARWLTDNTWSGRVTDVDQIPFGETREFVRRVVRVRDWYNYVYRGKWPFSAVGGN from the coding sequence TTGAAAGGGGGATCCCGCCTGTGGCGTTGGTTTGTAATATTCCTTATACTGTTATTGGTTATTGGGCAGCTACGATGGCTACTCCAAAGGATCTATCCGATTAGTTATGGTGATAAAATCGCTTTTTACGCAGAGAAACACGGGCTTGATCCTTTCTTAGTCTATGCAGTGATGTATATAGAAAGTCGGATAAACCCTGAGGCCATTTCCCCGAGGGGAGCCCGGGGTTTGATGCAGATCATGCCCGATACGGCCCAATGGATTGCCTCAGAAATTGGACTAACTGGTTTTGATGAGGATATGTTGTCGATACCGAGCATAAACATTCTAATGGGGACTTGGTATCTGGCTAGCCTGTATAGGGAGTTCGGTTCTAGTGATGTGGTAGTACTGGCAGCATATAACGCTGGTCGAGGGAATGTAGCCCGTTGGTTAACGGACAATACCTGGTCCGGGCGTGTAACCGATGTTGATCAAATACCCTTCGGTGAGACTAGGGAATTTGTGCGCCGGGTGGTGCGGGTACGGGATTGGTACAACTATGTCTACCGGGGGAAATGGCCTTTTTCTGCGGTAGGAGGGAACTAG
- the coaE gene encoding dephospho-CoA kinase (Dephospho-CoA kinase (CoaE) performs the final step in coenzyme A biosynthesis.): protein MLVVGLTGGIASGKSTVAAYLKTLGAPLVDCDIIARKVVERDQPALKAIMQSFGPEVLFSDGSLNRKKLGEIVFSNPALRLKLEEITHPYILAQMQQEIREHTSNSQLPVIVDIPLLYENNLGDMVDLVVLVYAPYEKQLERLMHRDGFDEKVAKLRLKAQMPIEKKRALADYVVDNTGSIEQLKAQVDALWKELKEIANRTHCS, encoded by the coding sequence GTGCTTGTAGTTGGGTTAACAGGAGGAATTGCCTCAGGCAAGAGTACAGTAGCGGCTTACTTGAAAACCTTAGGAGCTCCCTTAGTGGATTGCGATATCATTGCCCGGAAGGTGGTTGAAAGGGATCAACCAGCTTTGAAGGCTATTATGCAGAGCTTTGGCCCTGAGGTGTTATTTAGTGACGGCAGTCTGAATAGGAAGAAGCTAGGAGAGATTGTGTTTTCTAACCCGGCCCTACGTCTCAAACTAGAGGAGATCACCCATCCTTATATCCTGGCTCAAATGCAACAGGAGATTAGGGAGCACACCTCAAATTCGCAGTTGCCTGTGATTGTAGATATTCCCTTGTTGTATGAGAATAACCTGGGAGATATGGTTGATCTGGTTGTCTTGGTTTATGCTCCCTACGAGAAACAACTGGAGCGATTGATGCATAGGGATGGATTTGATGAGAAAGTAGCCAAACTAAGGCTTAAGGCTCAAATGCCCATCGAGAAAAAGCGTGCCCTAGCGGACTATGTTGTGGATAACACCGGGAGTATCGAGCAGCTCAAGGCCCAGGTGGACGCTCTATGGAAGGAGTTAAAGGAAATTGCGAATCGCACTCATTGCTCATGA
- the mutM gene encoding bifunctional DNA-formamidopyrimidine glycosylase/DNA-(apurinic or apyrimidinic site) lyase, producing the protein MPELPEVETIVQGLRPKLIGRQVIAVSVINDKVLHNVELLVFQNELVERTFCNVSRRGKYLMFGFTPGGCMVVHLRMTGQMVVCKADRAHEKHLSFFFDLSDGNQLRLIDQRKFGTVYWIPPGCRAKDAQTGGFTTLGCEPLGKSFSLEGFKELLAGRSTRIKPFLLDQRHIAGLGNIYTDEILHRARIHPERAVCDLTEQDMQVLYQSIRQVLKEGIYYRGTSISDYVDAVGRQGGYQEHLQVYGRNQKPCPTCGTTICRIKVGGRGTYFCPQCQPEKG; encoded by the coding sequence GTGCCTGAATTACCGGAAGTAGAGACGATTGTTCAAGGTTTGCGGCCCAAACTCATTGGTAGACAAGTTATAGCAGTGTCGGTGATCAATGACAAGGTGTTACACAATGTTGAGTTACTGGTGTTCCAAAATGAGCTAGTCGAGCGGACTTTCTGTAATGTCAGTCGGCGGGGGAAGTACTTAATGTTTGGCTTTACCCCAGGGGGATGTATGGTAGTTCACCTGCGGATGACCGGACAAATGGTGGTCTGTAAGGCAGATAGGGCACATGAGAAGCACCTAAGCTTCTTCTTTGATCTTTCCGATGGTAACCAGTTACGGCTCATAGATCAGCGCAAGTTCGGTACAGTATATTGGATCCCCCCCGGCTGTAGGGCAAAGGATGCCCAAACAGGAGGGTTTACAACCCTTGGTTGTGAGCCTCTAGGTAAATCCTTTAGTTTAGAAGGGTTCAAAGAGCTTCTAGCTGGTCGAAGTACCCGGATCAAACCCTTCTTATTGGATCAGCGTCATATTGCAGGTCTTGGTAATATCTATACCGATGAGATTCTGCACCGAGCCCGGATCCATCCAGAAAGAGCGGTATGTGATCTTACAGAACAAGATATGCAGGTGTTATACCAAAGCATTAGGCAAGTGCTCAAGGAAGGTATCTACTACCGTGGTACGAGTATTTCGGATTATGTAGATGCTGTTGGACGACAAGGTGGGTATCAGGAGCATCTGCAGGTCTATGGTCGTAACCAAAAGCCTTGCCCCACCTGTGGCACAACCATCTGTCGGATCAAAGTAGGAGGGCGTGGTACCTATTTCTGTCCCCAATGTCAGCCAGAAAAAGGATAG
- a CDS encoding methylglyoxal synthase, protein MVGFVEAHKEVFAKCNLVATGTTGKIIQEQVGLSVERMNSGPLGGDQQIGAAVASGTVHAVIFLRDPLTAQPHEPDITALLRVCDVHNVPLATNRATADLLVDAIRVHQMGL, encoded by the coding sequence ATGGTAGGTTTTGTAGAAGCTCATAAGGAAGTGTTTGCTAAGTGCAATTTGGTGGCTACGGGAACCACAGGAAAGATCATCCAGGAGCAAGTTGGCCTGTCTGTGGAGCGCATGAACTCCGGCCCCCTTGGCGGTGACCAGCAGATCGGAGCAGCGGTGGCTAGTGGTACTGTGCATGCGGTGATTTTCCTGCGGGATCCCCTTACGGCGCAGCCCCATGAACCAGACATAACAGCTCTACTCCGTGTATGTGACGTACATAATGTACCTTTGGCGACCAATAGAGCCACCGCGGATTTACTGGTGGATGCGATCCGGGTGCACCAAATGGGTTTGTAG
- a CDS encoding ABC transporter substrate-binding protein, with product MAIFVSLYSSLEACAQSVVKVGIEQVPDSFDPFRSYTGAEAAFFELFFDSLYRLSPDSSKMMPWLAADFPTVLTVGDKIHLSIPLRRGIRWHDGKAFLAEDVLYTLSEVYLNPIHPLSSLWCEVITSLGMRDDYEFFLIVNREKAGYLLKIFSLPIYPSSFAEHGPVGVQKIIGTGPFMFNDKLGDSYLTVRRNWWYHANGWTIDDGIVGPHVSGILFKQVNDKDAEEAFRRGDIDLFLGRMATDALAKGAMNFTDRIRLLVFNLRQSPGDDLAFRRAVGAMAAELLTGLVQQTGRGPIPLSFPKESARSILKHGGYTWDNDGALIGPGGEAVGNLKLVIMTENEESLRYVFALGLIKELEELGVKVDVRQGDIAALIEPVFCSYDYDLLIYGWKIQQGFPMHLVELLYSGTIGQFGPNVSGFEQERYDYLVKMLLASFELANVYDIQAELERVWQEELPLLPLFYAGDGVAYSVNSKVARYFNDGGGFWSFAGLHFVP from the coding sequence TTGGCGATCTTTGTGTCCTTGTACTCATCCCTGGAGGCTTGTGCCCAGAGTGTTGTCAAGGTTGGGATTGAGCAGGTCCCAGACTCCTTTGATCCCTTCCGGTCATACACTGGTGCTGAAGCTGCCTTTTTTGAGCTCTTTTTTGATAGCTTGTACCGATTGAGTCCCGATAGCTCTAAGATGATGCCCTGGTTGGCCGCTGATTTTCCGACGGTGTTAACGGTTGGGGACAAAATCCATCTGTCTATTCCGCTCCGTAGGGGAATAAGATGGCACGATGGTAAAGCCTTCTTGGCGGAGGATGTCCTTTATACTCTAAGTGAGGTGTATCTAAACCCCATACATCCCCTAAGCTCCCTGTGGTGTGAAGTGATCACCTCCCTGGGGATGAGAGATGACTATGAGTTTTTTCTAATTGTTAACAGGGAAAAGGCCGGATATCTACTGAAAATATTCTCCCTACCGATTTACCCAAGTTCCTTTGCAGAACATGGTCCTGTGGGAGTACAGAAAATCATAGGCACGGGTCCCTTTATGTTTAATGATAAGCTGGGAGATAGTTATCTGACGGTGCGTCGCAACTGGTGGTACCATGCCAATGGATGGACTATTGACGATGGCATTGTAGGGCCCCATGTATCGGGAATATTGTTTAAGCAAGTGAATGATAAGGACGCCGAGGAAGCCTTTAGACGGGGAGACATTGACCTTTTTCTTGGAAGGATGGCAACAGATGCTCTAGCCAAAGGGGCGATGAATTTCACTGATCGGATCCGCCTGCTTGTCTTTAATCTGCGACAAAGCCCCGGAGATGATCTTGCCTTTCGGCGAGCCGTTGGGGCTATGGCCGCTGAACTGCTAACGGGCCTAGTTCAACAAACAGGACGGGGACCTATTCCACTGTCCTTTCCTAAGGAAAGTGCCCGAAGCATTCTCAAGCACGGTGGATATACATGGGATAATGACGGTGCACTTATTGGCCCTGGGGGAGAGGCTGTCGGAAATCTGAAGCTTGTCATCATGACGGAGAATGAAGAGTCTTTGCGCTATGTCTTCGCCCTGGGCCTGATCAAGGAGCTTGAAGAGCTTGGAGTTAAAGTAGATGTTCGTCAGGGCGATATTGCAGCACTAATAGAACCGGTGTTTTGCAGTTATGACTATGATTTACTAATTTATGGATGGAAGATTCAACAAGGGTTTCCGATGCACTTGGTCGAATTACTCTATTCAGGGACAATTGGTCAATTTGGGCCGAATGTGAGTGGTTTTGAACAGGAGAGATACGATTATTTGGTCAAGATGCTCCTAGCATCCTTTGAGCTAGCCAATGTCTACGACATCCAGGCTGAGCTTGAAAGAGTCTGGCAGGAGGAGCTACCTCTGCTACCTCTTTTTTATGCAGGGGACGGGGTTGCATATAGTGTCAATTCCAAAGTCGCACGGTACTTTAATGACGGTGGAGGGTTTTGGTCCTTTGCAGGCCTACATTTCGTGCCTTAG